The Candidatus Aminicenantes bacterium genome includes a region encoding these proteins:
- a CDS encoding UDP-N-acetylmuramate--L-alanine ligase → MIKYSRIKRVHFTGIGGAGMSGIAEVLHNMGFLVSGSDIAEGSAVKRFQRMGIPVAIGHNALNLDDAETLVYSSAIRKDNVELVEARRRRIPVIPRAEMLGELMRLKFSIAVAGTHGKTTTTSMIATILHFAGLDPTYVVGGRLKTEESGAKLGRSDYLIAEADESDGSFLQLFPTVAVINNIEDDHLDHYGDMDHLLTAFTTFGDRVPFYGSIVLNSDCPNCRRIYPQLNKRVRSFGLGESASVRGRVMEESLFRTSFELLLDGESHGEAVINVGGRHNIMNALAASASCLEVGLDTPQILDGLEKFYLPERRFQVLFRSHDFLVVDDYAHHPTEIRATLDTLKKGDYRRIIAVFQPHRYTRLQLLQEGFAAAFAGISQVLVAPPYAAGQKAIPGVSGMTLAQRVDQLSGTSSRFLEDFNAITAYLEKEICCGDAVVFLSAGDLSHLAHDFAARMERFSR, encoded by the coding sequence ATGATTAAATACAGTCGAATCAAGCGGGTGCACTTTACCGGTATCGGCGGGGCGGGCATGTCCGGCATTGCCGAGGTATTGCACAACATGGGTTTTCTGGTCAGCGGGTCCGATATAGCCGAAGGCAGTGCTGTAAAGCGTTTTCAAAGGATGGGCATTCCCGTTGCGATCGGTCACAATGCCCTGAACCTGGACGATGCGGAAACCCTGGTTTACTCAAGTGCCATTCGCAAAGACAATGTTGAACTGGTGGAAGCGAGGCGTCGCCGCATCCCCGTGATCCCCCGTGCGGAAATGCTGGGTGAGTTGATGCGCTTGAAGTTCTCTATCGCCGTAGCGGGTACACACGGAAAAACCACCACCACGTCGATGATCGCGACCATTCTTCATTTCGCCGGTCTGGATCCCACCTACGTGGTGGGTGGGCGCTTAAAAACCGAGGAAAGCGGAGCCAAACTGGGTCGATCCGATTACCTGATCGCCGAAGCCGACGAATCGGACGGAAGTTTTCTGCAGCTTTTTCCAACCGTTGCGGTTATCAACAACATCGAGGACGATCACCTGGATCATTACGGAGATATGGACCATCTTCTCACGGCTTTCACCACCTTTGGAGACCGGGTGCCCTTTTACGGTTCAATTGTACTCAACAGTGATTGTCCCAATTGCCGGCGTATTTATCCGCAACTGAACAAGAGGGTGCGCAGCTTCGGTCTGGGGGAAAGTGCGTCCGTAAGGGGCCGGGTTATGGAGGAATCGCTGTTTCGCACCAGTTTCGAGCTCTTGTTGGATGGCGAATCCCATGGCGAAGCGGTGATCAACGTGGGCGGGCGTCATAACATCATGAACGCACTCGCCGCTTCAGCCTCTTGCCTGGAGGTCGGGCTGGATACGCCACAGATTCTTGACGGCCTGGAAAAATTTTACCTGCCTGAAAGGCGGTTTCAGGTGCTGTTTCGTTCCCACGATTTCCTGGTGGTGGACGACTACGCCCACCACCCAACTGAAATAAGGGCGACCCTGGACACGTTGAAAAAGGGTGACTACCGTCGCATAATCGCGGTTTTTCAACCGCATCGTTACACACGGTTGCAGTTGTTGCAAGAGGGTTTTGCGGCAGCGTTCGCGGGAATCAGCCAAGTCCTGGTGGCGCCTCCGTATGCCGCCGGTCAAAAGGCGATTCCCGGTGTCAGCGGCATGACATTGGCGCAACGGGTCGACCAACTCAGCGGCACATCTTCGCGATTCCTGGAGGATTTTAACGCCATTACCGCCTATCTGGAAAAAGAGATCTGTTGCGGGGATGCGGTGGTGTTCCTTTCCGCCGGTGATTTGAGCCACCTGGCCCATGATTTTGCCGCGCGCATGGAGAGGTTCAGCCGATGA
- a CDS encoding FtsQ-type POTRA domain-containing protein, with translation MRELSGVGIRGEAEFFRRVNNRTLTRQKRIRTIQVRGLHVVLILMVLGMGAMLAWRAADFLFTWKRLDVQSFHLVNPPHYERERVHQMVKRYRGNILVLDFHDLRRELMQLREVRSVSLTRRLPSTVEVNFELRTPVFQFDRNGQHMIIDRDGVVLEQSREPQSGLITVRHLNESDLPRLTPYLAELETVRDQVEYVGMDSFHRVVIKWRGLPELVYPPARDLLLRLREYTQWKSRLGLHRDIRYVDLRFENRFYFAYRQEA, from the coding sequence ATGAGGGAATTATCCGGAGTGGGGATTCGCGGCGAAGCGGAGTTTTTCCGCCGCGTCAACAACCGCACCCTGACCCGGCAAAAACGCATCCGTACCATCCAGGTCCGTGGGCTGCACGTGGTCCTGATTCTGATGGTGCTGGGCATGGGCGCCATGCTGGCCTGGCGGGCCGCGGATTTCCTGTTTACCTGGAAGCGGCTGGATGTGCAGTCTTTCCACCTGGTAAATCCTCCCCACTATGAGCGGGAGCGCGTTCACCAGATGGTTAAGCGCTATCGAGGCAATATCCTTGTCCTTGATTTTCACGACTTGCGCAGAGAGTTAATGCAATTGCGTGAGGTCCGTTCCGTGTCATTGACACGGCGTTTGCCGTCCACGGTGGAAGTGAATTTTGAATTGCGCACGCCGGTTTTTCAGTTCGATCGCAACGGGCAACACATGATCATTGATCGTGATGGCGTGGTACTGGAACAGAGCCGTGAACCCCAAAGCGGGCTGATCACGGTCCGGCACTTAAATGAATCGGATCTGCCGCGCTTGACCCCCTATCTGGCGGAGTTGGAAACCGTCCGTGACCAGGTGGAATACGTGGGCATGGATTCATTTCACCGCGTGGTAATCAAATGGCGGGGCCTCCCCGAGTTGGTCTATCCCCCGGCCCGGGACCTCTTACTGCGTCTTCGGGAGTACACGCAATGGAAAAGCCGCCTGGGACTTCACCGCGATATCCGCTACGTAGACTTAAGATTTGAAAACCGCTTTTATTTTGCATACAGGCAGGAGGCCTGA
- the ftsA gene encoding cell division protein FtsA, whose product MKDNYLVGIDIGTKKICTIIGQVKADNGQEEMEVIGYGMAETNGVRKGVIVDMQGTVESIRRSVKEAEITAGVEAESAYVNISGSHIQSINAKGSINITGRNREISKDDVDRAVTHGSSIMLPNDKDILHVLTQEFIVDSQEGIKNPIGMIGTNLEVYIHIVTASLTATKNLLICLKKAKMDVIRMVLSHIATAESVLMPDEKELGVALIDIGAGTTDIAVFEKGALSYSATIGVGGDNFTNDLAIGTRTPIDRAEMIKRKYGCGMDPDWKNQNIEIPSVGGKKRRCISVALLTDILKPRAEEIFEMAKEKIDSQGLSNSINAGVVITGGSAQLEGLIEIADDIFAAPVRVGRPFGLGGLIDKVNSPDFATATGLIKYGMLDLKDRGILKQKPEGFFQRVKRQLGF is encoded by the coding sequence ATGAAAGACAACTACCTGGTGGGAATCGACATCGGAACCAAAAAAATCTGCACCATCATCGGCCAGGTCAAAGCGGACAACGGCCAGGAAGAAATGGAAGTCATCGGCTATGGCATGGCGGAAACCAACGGGGTGCGCAAAGGCGTTATCGTGGATATGCAGGGAACCGTGGAGTCCATCCGCCGTTCCGTCAAGGAAGCAGAGATTACCGCGGGAGTGGAGGCGGAATCGGCTTACGTGAATATCTCCGGCAGCCACATCCAGTCCATCAACGCCAAGGGCAGCATCAACATCACCGGCCGCAATCGCGAAATCAGCAAAGACGATGTGGACCGGGCCGTAACCCACGGCAGCAGCATTATGCTCCCCAATGACAAGGATATCCTGCATGTGTTGACCCAGGAGTTTATCGTGGATTCTCAGGAGGGCATTAAAAACCCCATCGGCATGATCGGAACCAACCTGGAGGTCTACATCCACATCGTCACGGCTTCACTGACGGCAACCAAAAACCTTTTGATCTGCTTAAAGAAGGCCAAGATGGATGTGATTCGCATGGTCCTGTCTCATATCGCCACCGCGGAGTCGGTACTGATGCCGGATGAAAAGGAGCTGGGTGTCGCCCTCATCGATATCGGCGCTGGGACCACCGACATCGCGGTCTTTGAAAAAGGAGCATTGAGCTATTCAGCCACCATCGGTGTCGGTGGAGACAACTTCACCAATGACCTGGCCATCGGTACCCGTACTCCCATTGATCGGGCGGAGATGATTAAACGCAAATACGGCTGCGGCATGGATCCCGACTGGAAAAACCAGAACATCGAGATCCCCAGCGTGGGTGGCAAGAAGCGCCGCTGCATTTCCGTAGCCTTGCTCACGGATATTCTCAAACCGCGTGCGGAAGAGATATTCGAAATGGCCAAGGAAAAGATCGATTCCCAGGGTTTGTCCAATTCCATCAATGCCGGGGTGGTGATTACCGGAGGTTCGGCGCAATTGGAAGGATTGATCGAGATCGCCGATGATATTTTTGCCGCTCCTGTGCGTGTTGGCCGGCCTTTTGGCCTGGGAGGACTGATCGATAAAGTCAACTCCCCCGATTTCGCCACGGCCACGGGTTTGATTAAATATGGAATGCTTGACCTGAAAGATAGAGGAATTCTGAAGCAGAAGCCGGAAGGCTTTTTCCAGCGGGTCAAACGCCAGCTGGGATTCTAG
- the ftsZ gene encoding cell division protein FtsZ yields MADQVRITYAKEKAKKGAVLKVVGVGGAGGNAVNRMIAEGLQGVEFVAINTDIQDLSNIKSPAQTLQIGEKITRGLGTGSNAEVGMQAALESTEAIIDLLEGANMVFITAGMGGGTGTGASQVVANHASSMGVLTVAVVTRPFEFEGQSRSEVAEMGIQGLMSSVDAIIVIPNQRLFELEDADVSYKDAYKQVDEILLKAVQGISDIINSPGYQNVDFADVRAAMSEKGMTLMGTGEAKGENRAEEATRKALTSPLLDNVSIDGATGILYNITAASNLTLKEIGLISEIIKGNSAPTAKVKFGIVDDEGMGDVLRVTVIATGFNDESKRNYLRFKAKPTPPPARPRTPIQVPRPEPAIEDEAREPERYVFRKRESSVNLAENIEYINDSSLPSMAPNPEDFEDILDVPVFQRPKVTERK; encoded by the coding sequence ATGGCAGATCAAGTGCGAATCACTTACGCCAAGGAAAAGGCGAAAAAAGGCGCGGTATTGAAGGTGGTCGGCGTGGGCGGCGCCGGAGGCAATGCCGTCAACCGCATGATTGCTGAAGGATTGCAGGGAGTGGAGTTTGTTGCTATCAATACGGATATCCAGGATCTCTCCAACATCAAATCCCCTGCGCAAACCCTGCAGATCGGAGAGAAAATCACCCGTGGTCTGGGAACGGGGTCCAATGCCGAAGTCGGAATGCAGGCCGCTCTGGAGAGCACCGAGGCCATCATTGACCTGCTGGAAGGGGCCAATATGGTCTTTATCACGGCCGGCATGGGCGGAGGAACGGGTACCGGTGCATCACAAGTGGTGGCCAATCACGCCTCTTCCATGGGCGTGTTGACCGTGGCGGTAGTGACCCGGCCGTTTGAGTTCGAAGGCCAGTCCCGCAGTGAAGTGGCGGAAATGGGTATCCAGGGACTGATGAGCAGTGTGGACGCCATTATCGTGATTCCCAACCAGCGCTTGTTCGAACTGGAGGACGCGGACGTATCCTACAAAGACGCTTATAAACAGGTCGATGAGATCCTGCTGAAAGCGGTGCAGGGCATTTCTGATATTATCAACAGCCCGGGGTACCAGAACGTGGATTTCGCCGACGTGCGCGCGGCCATGAGTGAAAAGGGGATGACGCTTATGGGCACCGGAGAAGCCAAGGGAGAAAACCGTGCCGAGGAAGCCACGCGCAAAGCCCTGACTTCGCCTCTTCTGGATAATGTTTCTATTGACGGCGCGACCGGCATCTTGTACAACATAACCGCGGCCTCGAACCTGACGCTCAAGGAGATCGGTTTGATTTCCGAGATTATCAAGGGCAATAGCGCTCCGACGGCCAAAGTGAAATTCGGTATCGTGGACGATGAAGGTATGGGGGATGTTCTCCGGGTTACTGTGATTGCCACGGGATTCAACGATGAGTCCAAACGCAACTATTTGCGTTTCAAAGCCAAACCCACGCCGCCCCCGGCACGTCCCAGAACCCCGATCCAGGTGCCGCGGCCGGAACCCGCTATAGAGGATGAAGCACGGGAACCTGAGCGTTACGTGTTCAGAAAACGTGAATCATCGGTTAACCTGGCCGAAAATATCGAGTATATCAACGACAGCAGTCTGCCCAGCATGGCGCCGAATCCGGAAGACTTTGAAGATATTCTGGATGTCCCCGTGTTTCAGCGCCCCAAGGTAACGGAGAGGAAATGA
- a CDS encoding imidazolonepropionase, whose translation MTEITLLIRNVRELVNPAHDTVVRGGRLNSLRLSRDVWIGAQGEHIRFVGFETDFKENCRLAPDAVEIDGSDMVAFPGFVDPHTHLPFGGTRQEEFRLKLQGVDYREIARQGGGIKRTVADTRAMTREQLAASVEKRLDRMLLSGTTTCEAKSGYGLDRDTEIKQLEVIDAVNEFHPVELVPTFMGAHEIPEEFVGRNRDFIDFQVREVMPGVRERNLAEFADIFCEEGVFSVDEAAEYLDRAREVGFKLKIHADEFTSNGAAKLAVDKGARSAEHLIAMTPDEISAISASDTACIFLPGVSFFLRMSKYAPARSVISENGIVALGSDFNPGSSMISSQLFIFHLGVFHLGLTIEEALNAVTINAAYAIDRQDSVGSLVPGKKMDVLLADIPDYSYLAYHPGLMPWHTIVKSGEVVVQDYQPLFNR comes from the coding sequence ATGACTGAAATCACCCTGTTGATCCGCAATGTCCGTGAACTGGTCAATCCCGCCCACGACACAGTCGTTCGGGGGGGGCGGCTTAACTCACTGCGCCTGTCCCGCGATGTCTGGATCGGCGCCCAGGGCGAGCATATCCGCTTTGTGGGCTTTGAAACCGATTTCAAAGAAAATTGCCGCCTGGCCCCGGACGCGGTGGAGATCGATGGTTCCGACATGGTTGCCTTTCCCGGTTTTGTGGATCCCCACACCCACCTGCCCTTCGGAGGCACCCGCCAGGAGGAGTTCCGCCTCAAGTTGCAGGGAGTGGATTACCGCGAAATCGCGCGCCAGGGAGGCGGCATCAAGCGCACTGTCGCGGACACCCGGGCCATGACCCGGGAGCAGCTGGCCGCATCCGTGGAAAAGCGACTGGACCGGATGCTTCTTTCCGGAACCACCACCTGCGAAGCCAAGAGCGGTTACGGATTGGACCGGGATACAGAGATCAAACAACTCGAAGTCATCGATGCGGTCAACGAGTTTCATCCGGTTGAACTGGTGCCCACATTTATGGGCGCCCACGAAATCCCCGAGGAATTCGTTGGGCGAAACCGCGATTTCATTGACTTCCAGGTCCGGGAAGTCATGCCCGGAGTGCGTGAGCGAAATCTTGCCGAATTTGCCGATATCTTTTGTGAGGAAGGTGTGTTCTCCGTTGATGAAGCCGCGGAGTACCTGGACCGTGCCAGGGAAGTGGGATTCAAGCTTAAGATTCACGCCGATGAATTTACTTCCAACGGCGCCGCTAAACTGGCTGTGGATAAGGGGGCCCGCTCCGCCGAGCATCTCATTGCCATGACACCCGATGAGATCTCCGCCATCAGCGCCTCGGACACCGCGTGTATTTTTCTTCCCGGGGTTTCTTTCTTTTTGCGCATGTCAAAGTATGCACCGGCGCGATCCGTGATCAGTGAGAACGGTATCGTGGCCCTGGGCAGCGATTTCAATCCCGGCAGCTCCATGATTTCCTCCCAACTGTTTATTTTTCACCTGGGGGTGTTTCATCTGGGTTTGACCATCGAAGAAGCCTTGAACGCGGTCACCATTAACGCCGCCTATGCCATTGACCGCCAGGACTCCGTTGGGTCCCTGGTACCGGGAAAGAAAATGGATGTTCTGTTGGCGGACATTCCAGATTACAGCTACCTGGCTTATCACCCGGGGTTGATGCCATGGCACACCATCGTGAAATCCGGTGAAGTCGTGGTACAGGATTATCAACCCCTTTTCAACCGCTGA
- the amrB gene encoding AmmeMemoRadiSam system protein B produces the protein MIRQPAVAGMFYPGDAVQLRRQVESMIPPAQSEVPVLGIVAPHAGYIYSGACAGRAWSGVIPKDTVVVLGVNHRGSGAPLAVDNHEAWRTPLGDVSVDLELAEMLAGEAPIFTLDDRAGLEEHSLEVQVPFIQVISPRVAILPIVVGAVDLETVLEAGRMLAGILFSRRPNLTLVASTDMSHYIRAEEAQRLDRRAIDRILALDPEGLFREVVGKRISMCGVAPTVMLLAAAREIGATRVEEVCYTHSGIVTGDDSEVVAYWSGRILR, from the coding sequence ATGATTCGTCAACCTGCTGTTGCCGGAATGTTTTATCCCGGCGATGCCGTCCAACTCCGCCGGCAGGTTGAGTCCATGATCCCCCCGGCACAGAGTGAAGTGCCGGTACTGGGTATCGTAGCGCCTCACGCCGGTTATATCTATTCCGGAGCTTGTGCCGGACGCGCCTGGTCCGGCGTGATTCCCAAAGACACAGTGGTGGTGTTGGGCGTGAATCACCGTGGAAGCGGTGCGCCCCTGGCGGTGGACAACCACGAAGCCTGGCGCACGCCGCTGGGTGATGTGTCGGTCGACCTGGAACTCGCCGAGATGCTGGCGGGCGAGGCTCCCATATTCACCCTGGATGACCGGGCCGGACTGGAAGAACACTCTCTGGAAGTCCAGGTGCCCTTTATCCAGGTAATTTCACCCCGGGTCGCCATTCTGCCCATTGTCGTCGGCGCCGTGGATCTGGAAACCGTTCTTGAGGCCGGCCGCATGTTGGCCGGAATTCTCTTTTCCAGGCGACCGAATCTGACCCTGGTCGCATCTACCGACATGAGTCATTATATTCGGGCGGAAGAGGCCCAACGCCTGGACCGCCGGGCCATTGATCGCATTCTAGCCCTGGATCCGGAAGGGTTGTTCCGGGAAGTGGTTGGCAAGCGCATATCCATGTGCGGCGTGGCGCCTACCGTCATGCTGTTGGCGGCCGCCAGGGAAATCGGGGCTACCCGGGTGGAGGAGGTCTGCTACACCCATTCCGGAATCGTGACCGGTGATGATTCCGAAGTCGTGGCGTACTGGAGCGGACGCATTCTGCGCTGA
- a CDS encoding WYL domain-containing transcriptional regulator, which yields MSKRLAFERYLWVHNRLKRGGYLSLAAFMEAFEISRRQAARDIEFMRDFFRAPIEYSALDRGYAYADDSFELPGMWISEEEIVALLVTKRLATVIPDETTRTRVFCFFDQVNARTGLDLHELEDRISLKNIQVHRVRTGIFSTVVYAMGRRRKLRLLYRSPWGGKETERMVAPLHLLLYMGNWHLLGYCEVRRGVRDFVLSRIISIELTDERVSDEQWEIPIADQLERNYGIFFDGPPVRVRLRFRPRAAALVRDQVWYPGQQVEEHPDGSVDLSFPVADFREITGDVLRFGAEVEVIAPEELRRQVAETAAAVTARYRD from the coding sequence ATGTCCAAACGCCTGGCTTTTGAACGCTACCTCTGGGTGCACAACCGCTTGAAACGGGGTGGTTATCTGTCTCTGGCCGCTTTCATGGAAGCGTTTGAAATTTCCCGCCGCCAGGCCGCACGCGACATTGAATTCATGCGCGACTTCTTTCGTGCCCCGATCGAATATTCAGCCCTGGATCGGGGGTATGCTTATGCGGATGACTCCTTTGAACTTCCCGGGATGTGGATCTCAGAGGAGGAGATTGTCGCTTTGCTGGTAACCAAGCGACTGGCTACTGTGATTCCCGACGAAACCACCCGCACGCGGGTGTTTTGTTTCTTTGACCAGGTAAACGCCCGGACCGGCCTGGATCTGCATGAATTGGAGGATCGCATCTCGCTGAAAAACATCCAGGTCCACCGCGTCCGCACCGGAATCTTCTCTACTGTTGTGTACGCCATGGGGCGGCGGCGCAAACTGCGGTTGCTGTATCGCTCCCCCTGGGGGGGTAAAGAAACCGAACGAATGGTGGCGCCCCTGCATTTGTTGCTCTACATGGGGAACTGGCATCTTCTGGGTTATTGCGAGGTGCGACGGGGGGTAAGGGATTTCGTGCTTTCCCGCATCATTTCCATTGAACTCACGGATGAGCGTGTCAGTGATGAGCAATGGGAAATTCCGATCGCCGATCAATTGGAACGCAATTACGGGATTTTTTTTGACGGCCCTCCCGTGCGAGTGCGCCTGCGTTTCCGGCCCCGTGCGGCAGCCCTTGTGCGGGACCAGGTCTGGTATCCCGGCCAGCAGGTTGAGGAGCATCCGGATGGATCGGTTGACTTGTCTTTCCCGGTCGCGGATTTTCGGGAAATTACCGGGGATGTGTTGCGTTTCGGCGCGGAAGTGGAAGTGATCGCCCCGGAGGAATTGCGCCGCCAGGTGGCGGAGACCGCCGCCGCGGTCACCGCCCGCTATCGGGATTAA
- a CDS encoding toxin-antitoxin system HicB family antitoxin, with the protein MKKSDRYLKIIEWSEEDRCYIGTCPGLMLGGVHGDDEAEVYRELCRVVDEWIKIYERDGEPLPAETAGKEYSGKFVLRVGKDLHKELAIDALRHGESLNAHCLRLLFEAQSLPEKNKQP; encoded by the coding sequence ATGAAAAAGAGTGACAGATATCTCAAAATTATCGAGTGGTCGGAAGAAGATCGTTGCTACATCGGCACGTGTCCCGGGTTGATGCTCGGTGGTGTTCATGGAGATGATGAAGCCGAGGTGTACCGGGAACTCTGCCGGGTGGTAGATGAGTGGATAAAGATATACGAGCGGGACGGCGAGCCGCTACCCGCCGAAACCGCGGGCAAAGAGTACTCCGGCAAGTTCGTTCTGAGAGTCGGCAAGGATTTACACAAGGAGCTGGCCATCGACGCCCTGCGTCACGGCGAAAGCCTCAACGCCCATTGCCTGCGTCTCCTGTTCGAAGCCCAATCCCTCCCCGAAAAGAACAAACAACCATAA
- a CDS encoding type II toxin-antitoxin system HicA family toxin, which translates to MPRKIRELIRDLKKAGFVDRGGKRSHRNFTHPKGTKITLSGNPSQDAKKYQERDVGRAIQEVTE; encoded by the coding sequence GTGCCAAGAAAAATCAGAGAGTTGATTCGTGACTTGAAAAAAGCGGGATTCGTTGATCGCGGCGGCAAGAGAAGTCACCGCAACTTCACACACCCGAAAGGCACGAAGATAACTCTCAGCGGAAACCCTTCGCAAGACGCGAAGAAGTACCAGGAGCGCGATGTCGGCAGAGCCATTCAAGAGGTGACGGAATGA